From the Corticium candelabrum chromosome 2, ooCorCand1.1, whole genome shotgun sequence genome, one window contains:
- the LOC134198433 gene encoding mammalian ependymin-related protein 1-like, giving the protein MKLTLVAFVVSLLAVNAQFPKPCATPQAWHGRASSYDHGKGVHNRFNITYDFANRRKRIVDEIDANTPGRSFHELLMLYNEDIFYEIDLATGYCEARKPFFPWQPYEIPDNATFEGEYTLGQSLRVQVWSDRVVAPIPIRETWIGTFTVGDCIPVYEVISKGEISTSITSTFYNVVGGFDANVFIPPSQCKSAVIREN; this is encoded by the exons ATGAAGTTGACGCTCGTTGCTTTCGTCGTCTCTCTCTTGGCGGTAAACGCTCAATTTCCCAAACCGTGTGCGACTCCTCAGGCGTGGCATGGACGGGCTTCATCTTACGATCACGGCAAGGGAGTGCACAACCGCTTCAATATCACTTACGACTTCGCGAACAGACGCAAGCGTATTGTCGATGAGATTGACGCAAATACGCCCGGAAGATC GTTTCATGAGTTGCTGATGTTATATAACGAAGATATCTTCTACGAAATCGACTTGGCGACTGGATATTGTGAA GCACGCAAACCGTTCTTTCCGTGGCAGCCATACGAGATTCCCGACAATGCGACTTTTGAAGGCGAATATACTCTCGGTCAAAGTCTGAGGGTTCAAGTGTGGTCGGACCGCGTGGTGGCACCTATTCCAATTA GAGAAACCTGGATTGGCACATTTACAGTCGGCGATTGCATTCCTGTCTATGAGGTGATATCAAAAGGAGAAATAAGCACATCCATCACGAGCACTTTCTACAATGTCGTGGGTGGATTTGATGCCAATGTCTTTATACCTCCATCTCAATGCAAAAGCGCAGTAATCAGAGAGAACTGA
- the LOC134176163 gene encoding ankyrin repeat domain-containing protein 24-like isoform X1 encodes MSAREEIDKRLYDAVERNEVETVTRLIERGADVDTRDWFGNRTVLMQACLNGNKEMVELLLRSGSDVNKTDKGGWTALHHAANDNLSKVVPILLENGCDMNKKDNIGWTTLHYAAIDNHSNVVRILLENGCDINIEDNSGQTALQLAVRQNQEDAADAIKAFTAKNPSQSPLPVNCRTSLTATASNVCPSTPVTQRMRTTTPTQQPPRQVAGKGDEQLVDQLIQQIEQLKNESSEKDREIAEMRKQNSDLQTASRVYAKNIASDKKDDMRRQRFVLLVVLLCVGTVVLAVVLQRIIYTTDCSIDTSLPEPTRIREKAAVPLATDSDDDQVTSVELLKIAVEAGSHWHSFGIHLGFSGETLRQYEKQFHEASRLLFEILDNWRKQKGKEATKNAVLEACRQAGVRGACERVFIR; translated from the exons ATGTCTGCACGTGAAGAAATCGACAAACGACTTTATGATGCTGTGGAGAGAAATGAGGTGGAGACAGTTACTCGTTTGATTGAAAGAGGAGCAGACGTTGATACACGTGATTGGTTtggg aATCGGACTGTTCTCATGCAAGCTTGTTTGAATGGTAACAAGGAAATGGTGGAGCTGCTATTAAGAAGTGGATCAGACGTGAATAAGACTGACAAA GGTGGATGGACAGCATTGCACCATGCTGCTAACGACAATCTCTCCAAAGTTGTTCCTATTCTGTTagagaatggatgtgatatgaacaaaaaagacaat ATTGGATGGACAACATTGCATTATGCTGCTATCGACAATCACTCCAACGTTGTTCGTATTCTGTTagagaatggatgtgatatCAACATAGAAGACAAT agTGGACAAACTGCACTGCAATTAGCTGTCAGACAGAATCAGGAAGATGCTGCAGATGCAATCAAGGCATTCact GCCAAGAACCCGTCACAATCACCATTGCCTGTCAACT gtcGTACAAGCttaacagcaacagcatcaaATGTTTGCCCATCTACACCAGTGACGCAGAGAATGAGG ACCACTACACCTACACAACAACCTCCAAGACAAGTGGCTGGAAAAGGAGATGAACAGTTAGTAGATCAGCTGatacaacaaatagaacaactgAAAAATGAAAGTTCAGAAAAAGATAGAGAAATTGCTgaaatgagaaaacaaaattcAGACCTACAGACCGCATCGAGAG TGTACGCCAAAAACATTGCAAGTGACAAAAAAGACGATATGCGACGACAGAGATTTGTGCTGTTAGTGGTTCTGCTCTGTGTTGGCACTGTTGTCCTTGCAGTAGTCCTACAACGAATTATATACACAACAGATTGCAGTATTGATACGTCACTTCCTGAACCTACTCGAATTCGTGAAAAAGCAGCAGTACCGTTAGCTACGGACTCAGACGATGACCAAGTTACATCTGTTGAACTTTTAAAG ATTGCTGTCGAGGCAGGATCTCATTGGCATTCATTTGGCATTCATCTGGGCTTCAGTGGTGAAACGCTTAGACAATATGAGAAACAGTTCCACGAGGCATCTCGTCTTCTCTTTGAGATTCTTGACAATTGGCGGAAACAGAAAGGCAAAGAAGCAACAAAGAATGCAGTTTTGGAAGCTTGCAGACAAGCTGGTGTTAGAGGGGCATGTGAAAGGGTTTTTATAAGATAA
- the LOC134176165 gene encoding uncharacterized protein LOC134176165, with protein sequence MGRTLKTKLPAGPGVLQPQMPRDVSEELKQRQRQQKYYHDQGARPSRELCPGEVVRVQKGKEWEPAEVIKQHDTPRSYVIKHQGKVLRRNRRYLNPSPQPLSELSEGLDYDSDNVDKDDTSLGDPSDSTEQGQQLPSSPKKMTRSGREIKKPARLKDFVIY encoded by the coding sequence ATGGGCCGCACCTTGAAGACGAAGTTGCCGGCAGGCCCAGGAGTGCTTCAGCCACAAATGCCTCGTGACGTATCGGAAGAGCTGAAACAACGACAACGGCAACAGAAGTACTATCATGACCAAGGAGCTCGACCAAGCAGAGAGCTATGCCCAGGCGAAGTTGTCCGAGTGCAAAAGGGAAAAGAATGGGAACCCGCAGAAGTGATAAAGCAACACGACACTCCGCGGTCGTACGTGATAAAACACCAAGGCAAAGTTCTGCGCAGAAATAGACGATATCTAAACCCCTCACCGCAACCACTCTCGGAACTTAGCGAGGGATTGGACTATGACTCAGACAACGTTGACAAAGACGATACCAGCCTAGGAGATCCATCAGACAGCACAGAACAGGGACAGCAACTCCCAAGCTCGCCAAAGAAGATGACCAGATCAGGACGGGAGATCAAAAAACCGGCACGACTGAAGGactttgttatttattaa
- the LOC134176590 gene encoding ankyrin repeat, SAM and basic leucine zipper domain-containing protein 1-like → MDWRLETAVENNEVGEVEALLNAGASPDACGSDGCPVLVTACYNGYISIAQFFLQKGANVNKATPSGVTALMWAAFHGYDSLIVMLLSANADGNLKAEDGEIKGQIHSFESLLLFDSQAGHDLSIYELEALTQDVNGLLTN, encoded by the exons ATGGATTGGAGGTTAGAGACGGCTGTAGAGAACAACGAAGTCGGTGAGGTGGAAGCTCTTTTGAATGCAGGAGCCTCACCTGATGCGTGTGGTAGTGAT GGATGTCCTGTACTTGTGACAGCTTGTTATAATGGCTACATTTCCATTGCACAATTTTTCTTACAGAAAGGAGCAAATGTTAACAAAGCAACTCCTAGT gGTGTGACTGCTTTAATGTGGGCAGCATTTCATGGTTATGATTCactaattgttatgttattatcAGCTAATGCTGATGGTAATCTGAAGGCTGAg GATGGTGAAATCAAAGGACAAATTCACTCATTTGAGTCACTGCTGTTATTTGATAGTCAAGCAGGGCATGATCTTTCAATTTATGAGCTAGAGGCTTTAACTCAAGATGTAAACGGTTTGCTTACAAATTGA
- the LOC134198337 gene encoding mammalian ependymin-related protein 1-like codes for MSKVVILCLCICFLATVICQVPRPCQTPPAWEGNASSYDHGKGIHNFWRISYDQANRRKRIVDEIRVGTPERTYHDLIMLYNTDPPVFYDINLITRECRKFSPFFPWLPYEIPENAHFIGEFTLGGKLLVTEWSDAVPGIRPETWLGQFTVDGCIPVHEVIANGNISQSVTTTFYDIIGGIANYNVFIPPSECEEAEMEV; via the exons ATGTCGAAGGTCGTGATTTTGTGTCTCTGCATCTGCTTTTTGGCGACTGTCATATGCCAAGTGCCCCGTCCATGTCAGACTCCTCCTGCTTGGGAAGGCAATGCTTCATCGTACGATCATGGTAAAGGAATACACAACTTTTGGCGCATCAGCTACGATCAAGCAAACAGACGAAAGAGAATCGTCGACGAAATTCGAGTTGGAACACCAGAAAGAAC ATATCACGATCTTATTATGCTCTACAATACTGATCCTCCAGTCTTCTATGACATCAACTTGATTACTCGAGAATGCAGG AAATTTTCTCCATTTTTTCCTTGGCTACCATATGAGATTCCAGAGAACGCCCACTTTATAGGAGAGTTTACACTCGGAGGCAAGCTTCTTGTAACAGAATGGTCTGATGCAGTACCAGGCATTCGAC CTGAGACATGGCTTGGCCAGTTTACTGTGGACGGTTGTATTCCTGTGCACGAGGTTATCGCCAATGGTAACATAAGCCAATCGGTTACGACTACCTTCTACGATATCATTGGAGGCATTGCAAACTACAACGTTTTCATTCCACCAAGCGAATGCGAAGAAGCAGAGATGGAAGTTTGA
- the LOC134176163 gene encoding poly [ADP-ribose] polymerase tankyrase-1-like isoform X2, translating to MSAREEIDKRLYDAVERNEVETVTRLIERGADVDTRDWFGNRTVLMQACLNGNKEMVELLLRSGSDVNKTDKGGWTALHHAANDNLSKVVPILLENGCDMNKKDNIGWTTLHYAAIDNHSNVVRILLENGCDINIEDNSGQTALQLAVRQNQEDAADAIKAFTAKNPSQSPLPVNCRTSLTATASNVCPSTPVTQRMRTTTPTQQPPRQVAGKGDEQLVDQLIQQIEQLKNESSEKDREIAEMRKQNSDLQTASRANNSTKYSVSCLPQSRLCHCHQMVWLDKTVKPEFHFHFSSSRHVWLEWRILTS from the exons ATGTCTGCACGTGAAGAAATCGACAAACGACTTTATGATGCTGTGGAGAGAAATGAGGTGGAGACAGTTACTCGTTTGATTGAAAGAGGAGCAGACGTTGATACACGTGATTGGTTtggg aATCGGACTGTTCTCATGCAAGCTTGTTTGAATGGTAACAAGGAAATGGTGGAGCTGCTATTAAGAAGTGGATCAGACGTGAATAAGACTGACAAA GGTGGATGGACAGCATTGCACCATGCTGCTAACGACAATCTCTCCAAAGTTGTTCCTATTCTGTTagagaatggatgtgatatgaacaaaaaagacaat ATTGGATGGACAACATTGCATTATGCTGCTATCGACAATCACTCCAACGTTGTTCGTATTCTGTTagagaatggatgtgatatCAACATAGAAGACAAT agTGGACAAACTGCACTGCAATTAGCTGTCAGACAGAATCAGGAAGATGCTGCAGATGCAATCAAGGCATTCact GCCAAGAACCCGTCACAATCACCATTGCCTGTCAACT gtcGTACAAGCttaacagcaacagcatcaaATGTTTGCCCATCTACACCAGTGACGCAGAGAATGAGG ACCACTACACCTACACAACAACCTCCAAGACAAGTGGCTGGAAAAGGAGATGAACAGTTAGTAGATCAGCTGatacaacaaatagaacaactgAAAAATGAAAGTTCAGAAAAAGATAGAGAAATTGCTgaaatgagaaaacaaaattcAGACCTACAGACCGCATCGAGAG CAAACAATTCAACAAAATATTCAGTGTCTTGTTTGCCACAGTCCAGACTTTGTCATTGCCATCAAATGGTGTGGCTGGACAAGACAGTGAAACCAGAATTTCACTTTCACTTTAGTTCATCAAGGCATGTCTGGCTGGAGTGGAGAATATTAACCAGTTAA
- the LOC134197978 gene encoding uncharacterized protein LOC134197978 has protein sequence MKNRDCGTALDPEGYHLITCKTGGGPVWSHNSIVSAWSECLKRVSLPHTVEPRDCYSSSQSRPDIAVYNATDFNVELDISLAHPWSTDIISVAATTDGSAASKREGKKREKYSRETHTSGGSPCLIPLVFEHYGRWGNAGEKFLHQISLRSRDDDGKRCNSMVLAKKIDRIVCRNDSVAGFYSYQSVR, from the exons ATGAAGa acagagattgCGGCACAGCCTTAGATCCTGAAGGATATCATCTGATTACTTGTAAGACAGGTGGGGGACCAGTTTGGTCTCATAATTCAATAGTCTCTGCTTGGTCCGAGTGTTTGAAACGCGTGTCTCTTCCCCATACCGTTGAGCCAAGAGACTGTTACAGCAGCTCTCAGTCCAGACCCGATATTGCTGTTTATAATGCAACCGACTTTAACGTTGAGCTCGACATTTCCTTAGCCCACCCATGGAGCACCGACATAATTTCAGTCGCAGCTACAACTGATGGATCTGCTGCTTCAAAAAGGGAgggaaagaagagagagaagtacAGCAGAGAGACTCACACTAGTGGGGGTTCTCCATGCCTAATTCCACTGGTGTTTGAGCATTATGGCCGCTGGGGAAATGCAGGAGAAAAGTTTCTCCATCAAATCTCTCTGCGATCACGAGATGATGACGGCAAG CGGTGTAACAGTATGGTTTTGgcgaagaagattgacagaatagtgtgTAGAAATGACTCCGTAGCTGGTTTTTACAGTTACCAGAGTGTACGttaa
- the LOC134176241 gene encoding mammalian ependymin-related protein 1-like, translated as MLLLQPFTTELDYSRMQGTAFPWRPYEIPENAHFIGEFTLGGNLLVTEWSDAIPGIRHETWNGQFTMNGCIRVHEVITNGNISQSNTTTFYNFFGGIANFDIFVPLPECQQAEMGV; from the exons ATGCTACTCCTCCAGCCTTTTACGACCGAACTTGATTACTCGAGGATGCAAG GAACTGCGTTTCCTTGGCGACCATATGAGATTCCAGAGAACGCTCACTTTATAGGAGAGTTTACTCTTGGAGGCAATCTTCTTGTAACAGAATGGTCTGACGCAATACCAGGAATTAGAC ATGAGACGTGGAATGGCCAGTTTACGATGAACGGTTGCATTCGTGTGCACGAGGTTATCACAAACGGTAACATAAGCCAATCAAATACGACTACGTTCTACAATTTCTTTGGAGGCATTGCAAACTTCGACATTTTCGTTCCACTTCCAGAATGCCAACAAGCAGAAATGGGAGTTTGA